The following are from one region of the Silene latifolia isolate original U9 population chromosome 9, ASM4854445v1, whole genome shotgun sequence genome:
- the LOC141599885 gene encoding translationally-controlled tumor protein homolog: MLVYQDLCSGDELLSDSFTYKELFEGVLWEVEGKWVVQGALEVDIGANPSAEGGEDESVDDQAVKVVDIVDTFRLQEQPTCDKKAFVAMIKRYIKALTPKLDGEAAEVFKKNVEPAMKFLLSKLSDLQFFVGESMHDDGATVFAYYKDGATDPTFLYFGHGLKEVKC, encoded by the exons ATGTTGGTCTATCAAGATTTATGCTCCG GTGATGAACTTTTGTCCGACTCCTTCACCTATAAGGAGCTTTTTGAGGGAGTTCTTTGGGAGGTTGAAGGAAAG TGGGTCGTCCAAGGTGCTCTTGAGGTCGACATTGGTGCCAACCCATCCGCAGAGGGTGGTGAGGATGAATCTGTTGACGACCAGGCTGTTAAGGTTGTCGACATTGTCGACACTTTTAGACTTCAG GAGCAACCCACATGTGACAAGAAGGCTTTTGTTGCCATGATCAAGAGATACATCAAAGCCTTGACTCCCAAATTGGATGGGGAGGCCGCTGAAGTTTTTAAGAAGAATGTTGAGCCTGCAATGAAGTTTCTCTTATCGAAACTCAGCGACCTTCAATT CTTTGTTGGGGAGAGCATGCATGATGACGGTGCCACTGTCTTCGCATACTACAAGGATGGTGCAACTGACCCGACTTTCCTGTACTTTGGCCATGGCCTCAAGGAAGTCAAGTGTTAA